The DNA window GTCGAGATCAAGGTGCCGGAAAGCTTCGCGCGCGATCTGGCGATCGGCATGCCGGCGCAGCTGACCGGCGGTAATGGCCAGCCGTTCCCGGGCGAGATCAGTGCGGTGTCGCCGGAAGTGGTCAATGGCGAAGTCAACGCACGCGTCCGCTTTGCCGCGGCCCAGCCGGAAGGCCTGCGTCAGAGCCAGCGGATGTCGGTGCGGGTGCTGCTGGATACCCGCAGGAATGTCATGAAGGTCGAGCGCGGCCCGTTCGTGGAACAGGGCAACGGCGTGGCGTACGTGATGGATGGTCGCACCGCGGTGCGCCGTCCGATCGAACTGGGCGTCAGCAGCCTGGGCGAAGTGGAAATCAAGTCGGGTGTGCAGCCGGGGGACCGCATCGTGGTCTCGGGCAGCGACCTGTTCAAGGACGCCGAACGCGTCTCCGTCAACTGACAACCCATACATCCTGGAGAGAGGACACCCCATGTACATGCTCGAAATGCGTTCGGTCGCCAAGGTCTTCCGTACCGAACAGGTGGAAACCCACGCGCTGCGTTCACTGGAACTGCAGGTCAAGGAAGGCGAGTTCGTCGCCGTCACCGGTCCGTCCGGCTCCGGCAAGACCACTTTCCTCAACATCGCCGGCCTGCTGGAAACCTTCACCAGCGGCACCTACATGCTGGATGGCCAGGACGTCAGCAAGCTTGGCGATGATGCGCGCAGCCGCCTGCGCAACCAGAAGATCGGCTTCATCTTCCAGGGCTTCAACCTGATTCCGGACCTCAACCTGTTCGACAACGTGGACGTGCCGCTGCGCTACCGCAAGATGAGTGCCGGCGAGCGCCGCGAGCGCATCGAGAAGGCGCTGAGCCAGGTCGGCCTGGGCTCGCGCATGAAGCACTACCCGAACGAACTCTCCGGCGGCCAGCAGCAGCGCGCGGCGATTGCCCGTGCCCTGGCCGGCAGCCCGCGCCTGCTGCTGGCCGACGAACCGACCGGCAACCTGGACACGCAGATGGCGCGCGGGGTGATGGAGCTGCTGGAGGAGATCAACGCCGCCGGCACCACCATCGTGATGGTCACCCACGACCCGGAACTGGCCGCGCGCGCGCAGCGCAACGTGCATATCGTCGACGGCCAGGTCACCGACCTGGTGCGCGAGCCGGTGCTGGCCACCCCGCGTCGCATCGTCGCCGTCAACGAGTGAGGGCACGACCATGTTCGCCTACTACGCCCGACTGGCGGTGCGCAGCTTCCGCCGCAACAAGGTACTGACCGCGCTGATGGTGGTAGCCATCGCGCTGGGCATCGGTGCTTCGATGACCACCCTGACCGTGTTCCATGTGCTGTCCGGCGATCCGATCCCGGACAAGAGCGACCGCCTGTTCTACGTACAGGTCGATCCGCGCCCGCGTTCGGGTTACCTGACCGGCGAAGAGCCGGAGACCCAGATGACCCGTTTCGATGCCGAAACGCTGCTGCGCGAGAAGCGTGGTGAGCGCCAGGCGATGATGAGTGCCGGCGATGTGACCGTCGAGCCGGAAGGCAGCACGTTGAAGCCGTTCAACATCGATACGCGCTGGACCTCGTCCGATTTCTTCCCGATGTTCAACGTGCCGATGCTGTATGGCCGCGCCTGGACGGCCAGCGACGATGACGGTCGCGCTCGCGTGGTGGTGCTGTCCAAAGTGATCAATGACAAGCTGTTCCAGGGTGCGGACAGTGTCGGCCGCCAGGTCCGTGTCGATGGCCATTCGCTGCGCGTGATCGGCGTGATGGACACCTGGAATCCGGAACCGCACTTCTTCGACCTGACCGTGGGCAACTACGGCCGCGAAGAGGATCTGATGATGCCGCTGTCCACCGCGATGGACCTGAAGTTCGGCAGCAACGGCAACATGAACTGCTTCCGCGACGGCGCTCCCGGCGACGACAGCAATTCGATCAACGCACCGTGCACCTGGATCCAGTACTGGGTGGAACTTGATCCGTCCAAGGCCGAGGACTACCGCCGCTATCTGGTCAACTATTCCGACCAGCAGCGGGCTGCCGGCCGGTTCGAGCGTCCGGCCAACGTGCGCCTGCGCACCGT is part of the Stenotrophomonas lactitubi genome and encodes:
- a CDS encoding ABC transporter ATP-binding protein — protein: MYMLEMRSVAKVFRTEQVETHALRSLELQVKEGEFVAVTGPSGSGKTTFLNIAGLLETFTSGTYMLDGQDVSKLGDDARSRLRNQKIGFIFQGFNLIPDLNLFDNVDVPLRYRKMSAGERRERIEKALSQVGLGSRMKHYPNELSGGQQQRAAIARALAGSPRLLLADEPTGNLDTQMARGVMELLEEINAAGTTIVMVTHDPELAARAQRNVHIVDGQVTDLVREPVLATPRRIVAVNE
- a CDS encoding ABC transporter permease, producing MFAYYARLAVRSFRRNKVLTALMVVAIALGIGASMTTLTVFHVLSGDPIPDKSDRLFYVQVDPRPRSGYLTGEEPETQMTRFDAETLLREKRGERQAMMSAGDVTVEPEGSTLKPFNIDTRWTSSDFFPMFNVPMLYGRAWTASDDDGRARVVVLSKVINDKLFQGADSVGRQVRVDGHSLRVIGVMDTWNPEPHFFDLTVGNYGREEDLMMPLSTAMDLKFGSNGNMNCFRDGAPGDDSNSINAPCTWIQYWVELDPSKAEDYRRYLVNYSDQQRAAGRFERPANVRLRTVMEWLTFNNAVPSDVRLQMWLALGFLGVCLVNTVGLLLAKFLRRSGEIGVRRALGASRGQIFLQCLVEAGAVGVVGGVLGIGLALLGLYAVRQQPVDYAKLAHLDGSMLLLSLGLTLLASIAAGFLPAWRAMQVTPAIQLKSQ